In Colias croceus chromosome 12, ilColCroc2.1, one genomic interval encodes:
- the LOC123696218 gene encoding putative polypeptide N-acetylgalactosaminyltransferase 9, translating to MNQYTDPIATWNLVGSAGRNLSLEDKISAVKNIVFPLGMNGTAVELDDEIKGPIKVLVKKGWRNHCFNEFVSDLIPVNRTLPDYRDEWCKQRNYSKNLPEVSVVICFHNEAWSVLLRTIESVLHRSPPDLLKEIILIDDFSSMRHLNEDLENYVRTKLKVVLIRAIHRKGLIRARIMGAKYASGTVVVFLDSHCECTKGWLEPLLEQINKDPKTVVSPVVDHLDVSTFQYIPQTTDNLQIGGFEWDLKFIWRPVPKSILETRTEKAAPIKTPTISGGLFAIHKQFFKHLGYYDSNFDIWGGENLELSFKTWMCGGSLEIVPCSHVGHVFRSTFPYKHVKKSLMKNSLRLAEVWLDDYAKYYYQRIGDIRENFGDVTKRRKLREKLKCKSFEWYLHNVYPDMKLPDENVAYGQIYNMGEYPACLDVISSTLNIQGAVSVQPCHFEGGNQFWVYTKNGRIEHDDMCLNYIFGFITMVLCDEKMLSQVWFYDDKIKSIKHNQTKLCLTIIVTGKNNLNLELKKCANLTNQEWTMDNYKEQRLLPELRSSTNKPSNTT from the exons ATGAATCAGTATACAGATCCAATTGCaa CATGGAATCTCGTCGGGTCAGCGGGCCGTAACCTCTCACTAGAAGATAAAATTTCAGCagtgaaaaatattgtttttccaCTAG GTATGAACGGAACTGCTGTGGAACTAGATGATGAAATAAAGGGTCCCATTAAAGTTCTTGTGAAAAAAGGCTGGCGTAACCATTGCTTCAACGAATTCGTTAGTGATCTTATACCTGTAAATCGCACCCTTCCAGATTATAGAGATGAATG GTGTAAACAAAGAAATTATTCCAAGAATTTGCCTGAGGTCTCTGTAGTAATTTGTTTTCATAACGAGGCGTGGTCGGTGCTTCTGCGAACCATTGAATCAGTACTTCACAGGTCACCGCCCGATCTGTTGAAAGAAATAATTCTTATTGATGATTTCTCATCTATGC GTCATTTGAACGAAGATCTAGAAAACTACGTGCGGACGAAACTGAAAGTTGTGTTAATAAGAGCGATTCATAGAAAAGGATTGATTAGAGCAAGAATTATGGGCGCTAAATACGCATCGGGAACGGTCGTGGTTTTCCTAGACAGTCATTGTGAATGCACTAAAG GTTGGCTAGAACCGCTATTAGAACAGATAAACAAGGATCCTAAAACTGTTGTCAGCCCAGTAGTTGATCATTTAGATGTATCTACATTCCAATACATACCACAAACAACAGACAATCTTCAAATAGGAGGCTTCGAATGGGATCTCAAATTCATTTGGCGGCCAGTACCAAAGAGCATTCTCGAAACTCGTACAGAAAAAGCCGCGCCAATAAAAACGCCTACCATATCTGGAGGCCTTTTTGCAATACATAAacagttttttaaacatttgggCTATTACGATTCTAATTTCGATATCTGGGGAGGGGAGAATTTAGAGTTATCGTTCAAAACATGGATGTGCGGTGGTTCCTTGGAAATAGTACCGTGTTCGCATGTAGGACATGTTTTCAGGAGTACGTTTCCGTACAAGCACGTTAAGAAATCGTTGATGAAAAATTCGCTTAGATTGGCTGAG GTGTGGCTAGATGATTATGCAAAATACTATTATCAGAGGATCGGGGATATAAGAGAGAATTTCGGTGATGTAACAAAGCGAAGGAAATTGCgagaaaaattgaaatgtaaatCTTTTGAATGGTACTTGCATAATGTATACCCGGACATGAAATTACCCGATGAAAATGTGGCTTACGGGCAG ATTTACAATATGGGCGAATATCCTGCGTGTCTTGACGTTATATCATCGACTCTGAATATTCAAGGGGCTGTGAGTGTACAACCGTGTCACTTTGAAGGAGGGAATCAA TTCTGggtttatacaaaaaatggaAGAATAGAACACGATGATATGTGTTTAAACTACATATTTGGATTTATCACAATGGTTTTATGTGATGAAAAAATGCTTTCCCAAGTATGGTTTTATGATGATAag ATAAAATCGATAAAACACAATCAAACAAAGCTGTGCCTTACTATAATTGTTACTGgtaaaaataatctaaatttaGAGTTGAAGAAATGTGCCAATTTGACAAATCAAGAATGGACCATGGATAATTATAAGGAACAAAGACTTTTGCCTGAATTACGAAGTTCAACTAATAAGCCATCAAATACAACGTAA